The nucleotide sequence AATATCCGCTTCACGTTTATGGAAAGACGCTTCGATATCTTGATGCTCTTGGGTAAGCAAGGCATGTTGCTGGCTATTCGATTCTAATTGTACTTTCCAATTATCAATTTTATCTAAATTAGCCTGATGAGTTTCTATGTCTAAGTCTTGCCACTCGTTGAATTTATCTTCGATTTGATCCAAGTGCTGCTCGGCACTTTTTACATCGGCATTGGCCATCGATAAGGTACGGTTCTGTTCATCGCGTTGTTGTTCAAAATTACTTTTTACCTCAGATAACTGCTGTTTATACGCAGAATTGTCTTGTTCGGCTTTAACGATTGAATCACTTAACAACGATAAATCTGCGCTTAACTGAGACTTAAGCTGACTTAAACGTTGCTCCGTATGCTGCAACGACGCATTAACCTTTTCTAACGAACGATAGCTTGGCATTAACGACTGAAACTCTTGAATTAACTGACACTCTTTAATCCAATCATCGACTTGCGCTTTAGATATTTTATTACTCGGCGTTTCAACACCGTCTTCTTCTAAAATGGCGGCGATCATTGCTTTGATCGTTTCCATCTTGCCCTCTTTTGAGTGCACCGCTTTGATTAGTTTTTCGATATGACGCAAACGAGCATCGCTTTCACATAAACTAAAGCTACGAGCTGCTGCTAGCAAATCACGTTTATGGGTACTCAGCGCTAAAACTGCTCTATCGTTTTGTATAACGCTACGATACTCTTTGTTGTTTAAGGCTCTTGAAACCATGACATTTTGCTGGCGCATATTTTTGCTAATTTCGCCTTTAGTTAAAGAGCGCTGAGACGCTGCATCATCGGTTGATGCCATATCGTCAGTGATGAAATCTTCAGCATCAAAACCTTTTTCGATAAAACGATATTCAACACCAACATTTGATGATGTTAACAACGCCATACATAACTTGTCGTCCAAACGCTGATACTCATAAATGATAAAGCTCGATTCGCGCGGTAAATACCAAGTTTGAAAATTATCACGAGTCGCCGGAACCACCTTGTTGGGTGCTTCACCATAAAAGACTGGCAACAATCTTTGCAATGTTGTTTTACCCGAAGCATTAGTTCCACAAATGTTGGTATGGCCATCGACCTTAAGTTCAACTAAACCAGGTAAATGGGTATCGATTAGGATGATACGTTTTAAGCCAGACATAATTATTAGTATTATATTTTAGAAATGATTATTACCATATTATGACTGCACAACTGTGCTGTAAATAGGCCTTATGTAAAAATGAGATAAAAATGCCATAAAAAAGTCACTAATCCCGCAATAAACCTCATAAGCACTGGCTTTTAGGCTAATTAAACAGCAATATATGCTATTAGTAAAAACGCACTTTCGTTTGATTAAATTGAGATCAGAACAACCATGAATAATTATCAGCTTTATATCTTCGATTGGGACGGCACATTAATGGACTCAATAAATAAAATTGTGCACTCACTCCAGGCCGCTGCTGAATCTACAAAACTTAAAGTTCCATGCGATAAATCATCAAGGTCAATTATCGGAGCTAGTTTAACGGAAGCTGCTAAAATTCTTTTTCCAGATATCAAAGAAGTGCAAATAGAACAGCTGATCAAGCACTATAAATCTCAATACTTAGAATTAAATCAAACTCCTTCCCCCTTATACCAAGACGCTGAAAATTTACTGCTATCTCTGCATAAAAATAACAAGTTATTAGCGGTAGCTACTGGCAAAGGACGACAAGGATTAGAGCATGTACTGGCGGTATCAAGTACAAAGCATTTGTTTCACTTAACAAAGAGCTCAGATGATGCACGCTCTAAACCTCACCCGGATATGCTAGAACAAATACTGTTAGAGCTAAACGTAAATGCTGAAGATGCGTTAATGATAGGTGACAGTCGCTATGATTTAGAAATGGCGCAACACGCTGGCGTTGATAGCATCGGTATCACCCATGGCGCAAGTGACGAAGCAGACCTTATTCAATATCGACCTAAAGCAATCGTGCACTCAATTAAAGAACTCGCCGCGCTTATCCTCTAACCAATAATAAGTAGGGTCAGATCACACTTTTTTACCAATAGTAATTTAGTGGACTCCAAATAAGTAGGGCGTCAAAAATTAAACATCCCTGTATTTTTGACATACCTTACGTCCTGTAAGGCAAGAAAAGCTGCCATTGGCAGCTTTTTAGTTTTTAAACGTTTGCTCAGTTAAACCGGATCTTGATCAAGTTCGCTGTGCTCAACTTTTGGCTCTGCCAATGACTTATCTTCAGCGCCGTGCATCCATTCAACCAGTTTATCGGCCATAAAGAATACTAGGATACCAGCAACAAATCCGCTAACCGTAAGGCCGGCAAAAATACCAAAAGCATTATCAATTTGCTCTTGTCCTTCACCAATCATACCACCAACAAGACCAGCAACCTTGTTCGCAATTGCCGAACAAGCAAACCAAACCCCCATCAATAATGATAAGAATTTAATTGGTGCAATTTTTGACACTAACGATAAACCAATTGGTGAAATACAAAGTTCACCAAATACTAAGAATAAATACGTCATAATCAAGTAAAGAACACTGACTTTAGCGTTAATATCACCGCCTTGTTGCAATGTAGCAGCCATCATAAATAAGAAACCGACACCGACAAATATCAATGAATAGGCAAATTTCTTCGGTGAAGGCGGCTGTTTGTCACCAAGTTTAATCCACAAACTTGCGAAAACAGGTGCAAAGATAATTACGAACAATGCACTTACTGCTTGTAACCATGATGCTGGCATTTCCCAGCCAAGAACATTTAAGTCAGTAAAGTCTTTTGCGTAGATGTTAAGTAAACCACCACCTTGCTCGTAACCAACCCAAAATACGATTGAAATGACAGACATTATGACGATTACTTTAACTCTGTCTTTTTCTTCAGCGGTTAGAGGTTTGTCTTTTGCAGACGACTCGCCAGCAACAGCGATATGATGAGCTGATGGTTTTACACCAATTTCACCAAGATACTTTTTCGCTAATGC is from Thalassotalea crassostreae and encodes:
- a CDS encoding HAD family hydrolase yields the protein MNNYQLYIFDWDGTLMDSINKIVHSLQAAAESTKLKVPCDKSSRSIIGASLTEAAKILFPDIKEVQIEQLIKHYKSQYLELNQTPSPLYQDAENLLLSLHKNNKLLAVATGKGRQGLEHVLAVSSTKHLFHLTKSSDDARSKPHPDMLEQILLELNVNAEDALMIGDSRYDLEMAQHAGVDSIGITHGASDEADLIQYRPKAIVHSIKELAALIL
- a CDS encoding peptide MFS transporter; this translates as MTHQSTEFLGHPKGLFLLFGTEMWERFSYYGMRAILVLYLVATVQEGGFGWSNSEALALYGWFTMAVYLTPVLGGWIADNVLGQRKSIIIGGLLMAAGHFTLGTPQEVFGGGAENAFYIGLVLLCCGNGMFKPNISTLVGDLYEQGDTRRDGAFTIFYMGINIGAFVAPLVVGYVGEKIDWQLGFICAGVGMLISVAMQLALAKKYLGEIGVKPSAHHIAVAGESSAKDKPLTAEEKDRVKVIVIMSVISIVFWVGYEQGGGLLNIYAKDFTDLNVLGWEMPASWLQAVSALFVIIFAPVFASLWIKLGDKQPPSPKKFAYSLIFVGVGFLFMMAATLQQGGDINAKVSVLYLIMTYLFLVFGELCISPIGLSLVSKIAPIKFLSLLMGVWFACSAIANKVAGLVGGMIGEGQEQIDNAFGIFAGLTVSGFVAGILVFFMADKLVEWMHGAEDKSLAEPKVEHSELDQDPV